From the genome of Phlebotomus papatasi isolate M1 chromosome 2, Ppap_2.1, whole genome shotgun sequence:
gttaaaaaatctaaaatggtaagtaaaaaaatcacaattttacttaacattttaccaaaatacttaccattctGCTGCAGCCGGGGGAAAATGAGGGTCATGTTAACGATCGATATTAACGACGAtcggttgacttatgggggggggtcccccgaaggtcccaagtcgctatctctaaccgtttggcctctagagctagtGACAGCTGaacagacagacggacaaacagcgtgacgccaaaaaCCTCggaacttcagatttccaaaattctaccaaaatacgattCATTGAggggtaaggagtcgaaattcgaaatatatatataactcaaaatcgagggattatattgctctctccgtggagttcgagcagtaataggaagtataaaaaataaataaaatcaattatgaattttagaatttaaaaattcgccatctttgagcttaaatatttactacatagcaaatacgtaaaattgcaaaaaatattctagatttcttcaaccttcaactttacaattatgtacagacataagaaaaaaaataaatttaggttgtcaggaaaatttcttttctttatgggacaccggtgtcccaatcgtccgtaaagggttaaagggttaaggagccaaaattttttttctaagttttatcggatttttatcctaaaataaAACCACTGCGACTTTAATTACTCCTGTTCCAACATCTCCATCGTTCCTTATTCATTCTTTACTTGATCttcattttaaacatttatgctATCTACTTGTTTTCATATTATCTATGACCACACGCACAATTAAATGGATTGTTTCTATCCCAAGGTGTTTTATTTAGTATCTGTTTGTTCACGTGCTTTCCTAGTTGGAATTTCGTTCAATCCACTCTCCAATTGAGATTAGAATTCCAGAGTGAGAAAAGCTCCCGCAGTATTTTTCTCTGCGTAGCATTCAATGGATGTGTGTCCAGTTTGTGAGATTTATCAGGAGAAACAATGATTTTTCCACTCAATCAACCAGCCAGAAGCCATGATCATGCCTGAACAGATTCCAGGCACTCCGTCTTATCACCAAATTTGATAGTGTCTCGAGATAAAATACTCTTTTTCTGGCCTTATAAAAGAGATTCGCGATGTATTGTTCGCAGTTTTGAGTGCGAAAAGTGTTTGTGAGATGATCTTGAGAATTATTGCAGTCTTTCTGGGAGTTTTCCAGCTCGCAGCTAGTCGTGAGTGATTGTTCTAATTAATTAAACTGAACCGTGAGAAGTTAtttacacaaatattttttaatctcGGTAGAATGTTCTGTGAACATTAGGAATGATATTCCGGTGAGGGATCCTGTGTACTTGACTCAGCAGGGACAACTTTGGGCTCCAAATGGGGCAGCACTAACCTGGAATTCTGGGCAACCTTCCTTTGTGTCCTGCACAGGAAGTGGAAATTCATTAACGTTCAGTAAGTTATTCAAAAGTGATAACTGATAACATTACATTACGCACCTCTATATTGTTTAAATTCTGACGCGGTAAATAGAACAAACTTAAATAAAAGGTTAAATGAGTTCAGCtgtatttaaagttaaataaataactaaatTCTTGATATTTGACTTAAcaaactacacagtaaaaagcAGTTTggtttgaaattttacacaaattgtaattttgtgtaattttttgtgTGTCATGTCATTACACTATTTGTGTAATTTATTTTCACGTTCAATATTTTACAATCCATTTAAATTAACTGATTAGACGTCGATGAAAAATGAACCAAGAGGGGATTCTTATCGTatagggaagtggggcaccttttgaaattgggatttttcaaataaaattaagatttatcgtgatataatttagtttcataaagagattgagaagctaaattacattaggaTGTCGctcagttaaccctttaacgacgagacactttttacggactgaaaatcaacaataaaaattaaactggaaaacataatcaatgataagtcttacatctaaccttggaaagtccaacagagtctgattcggtgtattttgtgctcttatgaacgatagggacaaaaatatcccaaaaatttaagtaatttttctgataataccaatgaataatatttttcgctttaatgaaaaatattacgtatgagtattatattttttattgccaaaaaggtcttgcttaaaaaaattggaagtataaaaaaaaataaaatcaattagggtaagtgtgccaaatttcgacatagttgcatgcaagtggcaaagtctcaagtttgaaatgtaatatttttcaatacaaattgaattttttattcctttttcttaaagcgtgttgcttggaatcaTGTAGACAATTTATggtatttatttactctaaaatcattcttaatacattttaaaatgaataaaaatgtaagcATAGCTTTGTTgttctatttcggccaccttcattctcatagttccttgcctttgtTATTCCcctttgttattcttttgcattgtataatcttaagagtaagtaaaaacttgaaattcatggaaattagagaaacatataaggtggccggaattgcaagctggccggaatttggcacacttaccctataaatttgcgaatttaaaaattcgccagttttgagcttaaatatttactacatagcaaatagctagacatttgtaaaaaaatattctagattccttcaatcttctactttacaattatgtaccgacataagaaaaaaataactttgggtagtcagggaaaaatattttctttatgggacaccggtgtcccaatcgtctttaaagggttaaacttaagcataggagaaaaattccagaaaggtgccccacttcctcttaTTTCGCGCCTCGAAAGCTTGAGATCAAATCTTGGCttgatcaatattttttttaggttaattTGCATATTATCCCACGACcctaatagggataagcggttaaaAATGATGTTGATGATGATCGCATATTAATTCAATGTGTTTTATTTTggtaaactttttaaaatctgtAAACCCTATAGagcaaaataatataataataaaaaagatcGCTTGAAACAGGAATTGAACCTtagattgtttaaaaaaattaaaattctgttTTGTGAAAGAGTTTTTTCAAGTAAACTCCATAGAAAAGCTCCACAACTTTTGCGCTGACCTGAAGAATTTTGTATCTATCAAGTTTTTCACAAATGGTCAAATTTATCTAATCAATATGCATTATGGGAGATTAGTTGCCAATATTTCATCTTCGAGACTAAATTATTAGCACTTAAATGTACTGGAATTTCTGGAGATAAGCAAGTCAAAACGATATTCtgaattttcttctctattctTTCTTTAAGATGGTCAAAGGACCAGCACGAAGACATGCGTTTCCGGAACGAACTTTAATATTGGTGGATCATCGGTTACTTCAAGTAATTTGGCCTGTACCAATACTATCACAGGGGATTATTCAATTACCGGAGCCAATTGCGGGAATGATGGAACAATAATTAATATCGGATTCAACACTTACGATTCCCCTGGATTCGTTACTTACATTCAGTCCTGCTACTCTATGTCAACAGGATCAGTTCGTTACACCAGGCATGTGATCCCTGGTAGAGCGATTAATTGTAAGtctgaaaatttccattttactTGGTAAAAAGTGTTGAAAAGCAAATCCCAATAATATTTCCTTTTAGTCGCTGTTATTGAGTCCAGCAGACCGAGCTTCAAGACCGGAGGATCAGCTCCTCAAGTCAGCCCTGCCACATCATACACTCAAGCATCTCAGATGACGAGGTTGACACAGCTTTTAGGATCTCAGGCTCAGGCTGAGCGTTTCCTGTCCAGCTCTTCCTTCATGTCTCGTGGACACTTGGCTCCGGATGGCGATGGTATCTTTAGAAGTTGGCAATTCTCCACGTACTACTACACGAATGTTGCTCCGCAATGGCAACAAACTAATGGAGGTAATTTAATTGCTTCATGATCCTTTTAAGAACAGTCTTTAAAAAGGACATCTACGGAATCACATCTGAATAATGGGGCAAATTGAGACAAGTCGCAAGTTTTAAAATTCTATATCgtctaaggccggcttcagacttaaggcttagctatatggattaattgctctaatttattatcaattacaatttttttggaaaaatcatacttagaattggattattaaagataaatggccaattaggctctcaaaaggtaataaaattgctcgctatttaggattttgagaccttcgggaattgggctaaacctctagtctgaagcccgtataagataaAAGAAAGCGAGACTTTTAACTTTTACTAGCCCTCGTGAACCTTCTTTAattctttccggaccgcagcatatgctgcaagacaaatgcgccattttttaatcaaaaatatctaatctcaggaattaattgaggtcctacaaaacatatcttatatttggacatccttatagtttgtaatcatccacaagaagtGGAATTTTATCAgtcctgaataattaaaaaacattgtttttcactgaatattcatatgctgctttgggtactcagagtcccaaaagagacgaaagagttaagggagcATCTAAACCAGAGGATTTTGATACAAAACCTCCATTTCGAAATAAGTCTCCCATTGAGCTTTAGTCCGATGCACTATCTTTCGGCGCATAAAATCTCCCCCTTTGAAAGCCCTGCCTTTTCTAAGTtcgaatatttttatatttttttctagattttcCTGTTACTTGTAAACTTTTCttgataatataaaaaaatcctcGTATCGCAGTGAGTTATTGTTCAGTGAATAATGTAATTGCTTAGTAACAGGATTTCATTTAACCCATTAACGACGAGatactttttactgactaaaaatcaacaataaaaattaaactgagaaacataatcaatgataagttttacatctaaccttagaaagtccaacagaatcagattcggtgtattttgtgcttctttgaacgatagggacaaaaagagcccaaaaatttaagtaatttttctgacaatatcaacgaataatatttttcgctttaatgaaaaatattacgtatgagtattgtagtttttattgccaaagaggttttgtttaaaaaattggaagtataaaaataaataaaatcaattatgaatttgagaatttaaaaattcgccatttttgagcttaaatatttactacatagcaaatagctagagatttgcaaaaaatattctagattccttctaccttacaaccttctactttacaattatgtgcagacataagaaaaaaatgactttaggtagtcagaaaaaattattttctttatgggacaccggtgttccaatcgtccttaaagggctaaATTTAAGAGCATCACTTTATAAAACCAAGATAAACGAAAAAGTGGAAGCTCTCCTTTTCAAGGAATGTTGAGCAacagcaaaaatcaaaattttgaaaaaatatcaaaaaccgGTACATCCGAGTACAGCATACCTCAAACAAAATTGTATGtaaattttacacagttttcttAATCTGaatcgttttatgtttaacagctgtgcgcgttttcagcacaatataaaccgttttatgttACAGCTATGCAGATTTTATGCACAATACCTGAAAAGTACGAGATTTATGCACAATTTGAACCATCTTATACTCGGGCTGTGCGaattttcagcacaattttaatttattattttaaagtatttttttttatttcaactcgaaatcttgaaagaatataaggacaaaatgcgttTTTGGAGCAAGAGGAGCGCCAAGAAAGTTCTGCAAGAAATTAGGCGCCCCCAAAAAGCACATGAAGGAATTTAAAGTGTCCCTTTTTACTTAAACATGAAATCatgcaaaaatataagggcaaaATGCATTTTGAGAGTTTTATGGACGCCAAGAAAGCCTTTAGAACAATTGGACGCTCcagaaagtaaaaaataaaaaagcttCTTCTTTACTTCAATgcgaaattttgatagataaggacaaaatgcattttaggaACTAGAGGAGCGCCCTAGAATGTCTCGtgaggaaattaaaagtttttcctTATTTCAACTTATTTTGGTAgtttataaggacaaaatgcaatTTAAGAGCCAGTGAGGGCACCAGAAAGTTTTCGAGAAaattaaaagttcttttttttattttaacgaATTATAAGGACAAAAAGCATTGTAAGAACTACAGGGGCACTCCAGAAAGACTCGGAGTCTATTTtgttaaaatcttttttacttCAACATGGCATGAATAAAGGGTCAGGGTTCAGTTGTCTAAAAAAACAAAGGAACATCGGTGCCCCTGAATGCTCGCTCCCTGGGCGGGACGCCGCTCCCGCACCCCTTTAGGTACGCTACTGGGTAAGGGTTGGGTATGTCGAAGGAAgaaaggattaggattggtgggatTCGGCTGTTGA
Proteins encoded in this window:
- the LOC129800628 gene encoding uncharacterized protein LOC129800628; this encodes MILRIIAVFLGVFQLAASQCSVNIRNDIPVRDPVYLTQQGQLWAPNGAALTWNSGQPSFVSCTGSGNSLTFNGQRTSTKTCVSGTNFNIGGSSVTSSNLACTNTITGDYSITGANCGNDGTIINIGFNTYDSPGFVTYIQSCYSMSTGSVRYTRHVIPGRAINFAVIESSRPSFKTGGSAPQVSPATSYTQASQMTRLTQLLGSQAQAERFLSSSSFMSRGHLAPDGDGIFRSWQFSTYYYTNVAPQWQQTNGGNWLRVENAARQKAHNMQQDLLIFTGTFDILTLPHVNGQQIPLTLEAGGIEVPKWYWKIIKSTANNAAIALITLNNPFATSISANELLCTDICSSSGWGQSNFNNFAHGYTYCCNVMTLRNRITWIPSEASANNVLNW